The DNA window atttatttaacaatTAATAACTTTTAGAACAGAGTATATGTACTTCTGATTTTTGCAAGCTCTCCTGTTAAGCTCTATCTATTTTCATGGTGAACCTGTTATATATTATTTGTTTCATGTCAGTCTTTGTGAATGCTTGACATAGTTTCATTCTGAAATGTGGCTAGACTCTACAAATTATATCTGGCAAACTTTTCCCTTCATCGTCATATCTTGGTTAAGGAAAAATCACTCATGTGCACTCAAATAACTGGCTTCATTTGCACTCAAATTAtaagtatcatttttttaaaagataTTGACAACTGGAATTAATATGCTGACATCTTATGGTGGTTATGGTGATCAAGGTCAAATCAGGAGGTACATACCATAGCTGTTGCGCAGTTGTGAGGAATATGCAGAGATGCGTGTATGCAGTCCCGACTGTTTCTTTAATTCACAACGAAGAAATCATTGAGCTTGAAAAGAAAGTTGAAATGTCACGAGAAAAATCCCTAGAGAAAGATCTAGAAGAGTCTCAAGCCGATCTACGAGCTAAACTACATGTACTAGCATTCCATGTAActgtcatatttttttttatgtatttatacTCTTCCTGATTATATTTCTTTTTCAGAAGTTGACGTCAGAACTGAAGGCTGAAATAACAAAGGAGTTATTGCAACGGAATGTCTCAACATTCAGAATGGCACTTGTCAAGGTTtgtaaaatagcaaaatatggTGCTAAAGACCATTTGCTGAACTTGAATTCTGAACATTACGAAAATGATATCTTGTTCTGTCATTTAGTACTAGGTAATAGAATAGTACTGCTATTATGCTTAGTTCTCAAATTCTGATATTATGTGGTTATTTACTTCTTTCTCAGAGAAACTATGCATTTGAACGAACAGACATACCCCACGGGGAGAATTATTTTCTAAAGATCAATTATCCATTCAAGGTATAGTAAAACTCATTTGGTATAATCTATTATTTCTTGAATTTAAATTCTCTATGCTGTACTTGTTGTTCTCGGAGATTGAGTTGCAACCATTTTTGTGCATATCCTCGTCATAAATTATTGGGTTACTTGTAATTCACACCGATGGTATTTGTCCCTTCAGGATACCCCACTTCCATCAGATCTCAAAGGGAACAACTTCCGCGCTTTGCTTGGAACTCATAATAGGTATTAAAAATGATGTCTCATTCTGGGTGCTGCAATACCTTGATGATCCTGTTTTAGTAGTGCTTACGCACACCTGTTGATAACCATCTTTGATCATGTAGTGGCAAGACTTGCATGAATAGTTTTCTATCACACCTGGCGCACAGTATTTATCTTCATACCTTTTTGTTTGGTCATAATTTAGTAAGTCGGCCACTCCCTAGCAATGTTTGCGTCTGTGATCTTACTTGAAATAAATTTCCCCAAAATTATGTTCAAATTCAGTTTTGCGGGTAAATTTATTTGTGATAAAGCTTATGTGGATACTAAATATATATGGTCATTCAGCCTCTCTTACTGAAGAAAGTGTTCTAATAGTTGATGCTGTTTGCAGTGGGCTGGAAATGTTTCTAATTAAAAGGAAAGTAAAGGGACCGTCATGGCTATCAATCTCAAAATTCTCCAGCTGCACAACTTCTCAACGAGTGAGCCTTTTAACTCTTATAAATGTTGCATAATCTGACCCTGCTGTGCTTATTATCTGATTTGAACAGGTGAGCTGGTGTAAGTTTGAGGTTACTATTGATTTCGCAAAGGATATTCACGTTTCAACTTCATCAAAGACTGTCTCAGAGATTCCTCCAGTAGTGGTTACAGCTCTAAATTTGAAAACTATTATCAATGAGAAGCAGAATGTAAATGAAATTGTCTCTGCATCTGTCATTTGCTGCCACAGGGCTAAGGTATGTCACATGCAGTCTATCATTATAGAAGTTTGCTTGGCTTCAGTGATTTCCACAATCCACACCAAAAGATACAGTCTATTATAGCTGAATAAAGTAGATGTAGTGCTGCTGGCTGATTAGGCTGCCTTTGAAAAAAACTGGTTGAGCAAGCAATTAATTTACAATATTCATAAAAGCACATGTAATAAATGATTGTTGAATCTTCCAGATTGATACTCCTATGGTAATCTCAGACTGGACCCGTCCAGGTATGCTTAGCCGTTTTACTGTTGTGCGCAAACTTGAGGGAGGCATATTTCCTATGGGTTTTACTAAGGAGGCAGCGGACAGAAATACAAAGGCACGGTCAAATGTTATTTGCTATGAGAGCAGGTAAGTTATTTTGACAATTGTGCCTGAGGTTTCACTTTACTATCCATAGATCAATTTTTAACGTTTTGTCATGGTATTTACATTTATTGATCTTCCACTCACTCATCTATAATTTGGCACAGTGAAAGGGCTCTATTAAATCGTTTGATGATTGAGTTGCACGCATTAGATAGTGATGTTCTAGTTGGGCACAATATATCTGGATTTGACCTGGATGTTCTTCTCCACAGAGTTCAGGTATTTATGCATCATTTAGCATATGTTTTTGAACTTgtaaaacacaattaaaattatcTAGTTCCTGGCCTCTTGTACTCCGAACCTTCTTTTCTGTTGTTCATTGTCGCagggtatttttttttaaagaaccGGATACTATTTATCCTTTTAATAGAAAATAAACTACTTTGCTCCTAAAAATTGCTATTCTTAGTTTTTTATCTTCCCTTTATCACTGGTCTCATCATTTGCATTTTCTGTGAGATAATTCATGGAGATTTCCTGTCACATGTTTCATCTCGTAGGCTTGCAGGGTTCCCAGCAACATGTGGTCTAAAATAGGCCGTCTTAAGCGCTCTGCCATGCCCAAACTTCAGAAAAAGGGGAGTTCAGTATTCGGTTCAGGAGCAAGTCCAGGAATCATGTCCTGCATTGCTGGGCGTCTCTTATGTGATACATACATTTGTTCGCGGGACCTATTAAAAGAGGTGTGTTCATTTATTGTTTTTAGTTAGTGAATCTATTGTTTCTTGCAGTTTATTTTGCTTTTGCTTATTCCAGGTGAGCTACTCCCTGTCACAACTAGCAAAAACACAGCTAGATAAGGACCGTAAGGAAATTAATCCACATGATATCCCAAAGATGTTTCAAAGTTCTGGATCACTTATGGAACTTGTAAGTACATGCTCTGTTTGAAATCTTGACCTTATTTCTTTTAGCTTTTAGTGTGTATCATGGTTTCAAAAATGCAATGATTCCAGAATTTAGGTCTGCATCGGCCTCGGCCAAAGATGATCCAAATCAACTTGTCTCAGAATGTATTTATTACAACTGTTAATCTTATACTGCAGTTTATATTACACATTTTTCAGATTGAGTATGGGGAAACAGATGCATGGTTATCGATGGCACTCATGTTCCATCTGAGTGTTCTTCCCCTGACACGTCAATTGACTAACATTAGTGGAAATCTTTGGCATAAAACTCTCCAGGTGAAGTTTGTTGTGAATTAAGAATAAATATCATcatatattattcattttactAAAAACATCACAAATTGGACTGCTTTGTCAAATTTCAGGGGGCAAGGGCTCAAAGAGTCGAATATCTTTTGTTGCATTCATTTCATGCCAGGAAGTTTATTGTTCCAGACAAGTTTTCTGCTCAACCCAAAGATACGAAGACTATAAAGCGTAAAACTAGTGCTGGCATCGAGAGCAATGAGAATGATCCTGATGACACAAATTTTGATGAGGCTCCAGAAGATTCTCATGGAAAGACCAAGAAGGGACCTTCATATTCAGGTGGATTAGTGCTGGAGCCAAAGAAAGGACTCTATGacaaatatatattacttcTGGATTTCAACAGTCTCTACCCTTCTATTATTCAGGTCAGTAGCATTTCTTTACTCCTATACACCCATCTAAAGCATGAACCCTGCTTTATAACTAAAACCATCTTCCTCAATTTCCATTTAGTGGATGTTGAAGTGTCTTTCCAAttatctttctctttttttcagGAATATAATATTTGCTTTACTACTGTTGAAAGATCTCCTGATGGATCGCTTCCCCACCTACCCTCTAGTAACAAAATTGGAGTACTACCGGAGGTAAAAGACATTATAAATATAGTAACATAGACATATCCTCCCACATTAAATTTTTTGGGCACacgaaataaaaataacaataataatatctcacatcggtgtaAAGAAAGAACTGAAACTACTAAATAAGTTTCATGTGTCattcctcctatcaccaattggttttaggatgggaCCCTATGGATTTCTATCAATATTCATCTAACACCTTATGTATTTATTCATTAGCATTAATTTATGCACATTTAAATATAATCTTGTACTGAATTACTGCACTTGTGCAGTTGCTTAGGAATTTGGTCGAGAGAAGAAGAATGGTTAAATCATGGTTAAAAACAGCAACTGGTCCCAAAGTTAAACAACTCGACATACAGCAGCAAGCTCTAAAGCTGACTGCCAAcaggttttttcttctttactttattcttaattttatttgtgtCTCTAATTGTTTCTACCTATTCATTTTTTCAACTAATTGTTGCACAGCATGTACGGGTGTCTGGGATTCTCCAACTCAAGATTCTATGCAAAACCCTTAGCAGAACTAACAACATTACAAGTAAGAAGTTTGTTAACTGAAAACTGATTAGAAATGGAAATGCTATTTTCTGACTTGCGTGTCTTTTTGCAGGGAAGGGAGATTTTACAGAGCActgttgatcttgtacaaaaTACTCTAAACTTAGAGGTCAGTACTTGCACAAGATTGCTTGGTTTTCTACTAATTGGGTTGTCATTTTTAATCTAATGCACACTGTGACCCTTAATATTTGTTTCATCTAAGCAGGTTATTTATGGAGACACGGATTCAATTATGATATATAGTGGACTTGATGATATTGGAAAAGCTAAATTGATAGCGGGGAAGGTCATTCAGGAGGTATGTTTTGAATACCTGTTTCGTTGGAGTCTAGGACCAAACTCATGAATTACTGTATAACTGAATCATATAAATAGTGTTTACTGGATTTTACCTTTTGTTCTCATTAAACATTTTAAAACTCAAACCTTGAATTAGGAAATAACCAGGAATCTTGATCAACAGGATGTTTTGCATCTATTTCTCTGCTGAACTGCATAAACTTGAATTGATAGGTGAACAAGAAATATAAGTGCCTTGAGATTGATCTTGATGGCTTGTACAAAAGAATGCTTTTGCTCAAGAAGAAGAAATATGCAGCCGTCAAAATGCAATTGAAGGATGGTGCATTGGTTGAGGTATCCTTCTATATAGTTTTCTGGGTTTTTTTTCACCTAGAGCATCCTTCTCTTTCTTTCATTATAAAATTGCTATGGTTCATCATGACTGGAGTTTTAACCTAGAGCGTCTTGTTCTTCTGGTTTTAATACAGGTCATTGAGCGTAAAGGTCTTGATATGGTTCGCCGAGACTGGAGTTTGCTGTCTAAGGAATTAGGAGATTTTTGTCTCAGTCAAATATTATCTGGCGGGTCAGTTGCTTGCCACTTTCTCTTACTCAGGTGCATGAGTCGGAATTTGCTTGTTTAATTGTCCCTGAATGTCTGCTTCTAATGTTTGCAGTTCCTCTGATGATGTTGTTGAAGTTATACACAACTCCCTCACGAAGGTACTTCCTGTGAACTTGTTTGTATGTTCTCACCTAATATCAAGGTTTTAGGTGCTGAGCTCTAATATCAGAGAAAGTTTTGGAGGTTTATATGAAAGCCTTGAGCAATGCTGGTTGTATGAAACTGCAGATACAAGAGGAAATGAGGAATGGACAAATACCACTCGAAAAATATGTGATCACAAAGACACTAACCAAACCACCTGAAGCATATCCTGATTCCAGAAGTCAACCTCATGTAGAGGTAAGTTGAAAGCATAACTATTAATTCAAATCATTCAGTATCATCATGTGAAAAATCTCTTCCATGGTTTTCAGGTAGCACTTAGACTGAAGAAAAGTGGTTACGCGACTGGTTGCTCTGCTGGAGATACAGTACCTTATGTCATTTGCTGTGAGCAGGTCTGGCATATAGCGCTTATCAGCTTTTCTTTCTATACTTTAACACATGTATATTTTAACTGAACTTCTGCACATTAACACAGTAAGACATAACTTATTGCATGTGTACTTGTAGGGAACTGGTTCTACTTCGTCAGTTGGAATCGCCCAGCGGGCAAGACATCCTGATGAACTGAAAAGGGACAATGGAAACTGGATAGTTGACATTGACTATTACCTAGCCCAGCAGGTATTGCTCTGCCTGTGCTAGTATCAGATGCTATTACTGGTTCTTTTAAAATGCTGCATATCTTATATTGCCTAAAATATTCAACAAAATGTCGCAGGTTCACCCTGTAATATCTCGTCTATGTGCATCGATTCAAGGTACAAGTCCAGCGCGATTGGCTGATTGTTTGGGGCTTGACTCATCAAAGGTTAATGACATCTCCATGTTTCGTTTCATGATATGCACATGTATGCATATGCATCTTTTTAATTTGGTTATGCCGTGCTAAACTGTATTCCATCTAAATTCTCAGTTCCAGAATAAATCAATTGATTCTTCCAGCAATGATCCATCCAGCTTGCTATCATTTGTATTGGATGACGAAGAGAGGTGTGTGTCTTGATATGAACTTAGTTCTGTCTGTGATACGCTCTAGATGCTCAATGATCAAATAGAGATCGTCCTTTATTAAGATCTGCTACATATGTGGTGATGTAAATTATAGATGTAATATATCTTCAGTGAAAAGTGAGTATCACCAGAATCATATTGGATTCTATTGATTGTCTAAAAATTGCAGATATCGTGGTTGTGAACCATTGGTTCTATCGTGCCCAAGCTGCTCGGGCACCTTTGGATGCTCGCCAATATTGACCTCAGTTTGTACGTATATCAATACCAAGCCAGAAGATGTGCAAGCAGGATCTGATAATTTCTGGCACAAATTGTGCTGCCCAAGGTGCCCAGAAGGAGATGCTGGGAAATTAACTCCTGCCTCTATAGCTAACCAGgtagtttttattatttttgtgtttgtttaggTCAGTTTGTGAAGATGGGAACCGCAAAGATTTACTACTTTTTAATGGCTTCAATCTAGTGGAAGCTAGAAATTCCTTCACTAAAACTACATGAATTTATACTACTAAACCATGTATACATAGAAAGCTAGAGAGTTGGGATTTGTTAGGTATCACTCCACTCACTCCCAGCTAGCTGACTCTCCTGTTTTTATCAGGTGAAAAGACAAGCCGAAAGATTTGTCTCGATATATTACAAGGGCCTGATGATGGTATTTACTTGAACTACTCTATGCTGAAAATGGACGTGAAGAGTGCAATTTATTATTGTCTGCTAAATGTTGTTTTTTATAGTGTGACGATGAAACTTGCAACTACACTACACGCGGTGTGAACCTTCGTGCACAAGGGGATTCCCAGAGAGGAACAACTTGTCCAAACTATCCTCGCTGTAATGGACACCTCATCAGAAAGGTTTTTTACCTTTAAACTTTTAAGACTCTTCTTCTTCACACTAGTTTTGAAACAAAAGATAAACTGAAATTTTGGTCCTTTATTTTACATCAATCAGTACACGGAGGCAGATCTGTATAGACAGCTGATGTACTTTTGCTACACGCTAGACACGGTGCGCTGCATCAGCAAGGTATGATTTTCGACTTGTCTTTGCAGTTGCATTTGCATTTGAAGTGCCAAGATTGAAACATGTTGTGTTTGTAGATGGAGGCGGATAAGAGATTGGCCGTGGAGAAAGAAGTAGCGAGAATCAGGCCTCTGGTTGAAATGGCAGCGTCGACAGTTGAGAAGATGCGCGATAGATGTGCTTATGGATGGCTTCAGCTCAAAGACTTTGTTGTTTTAGTTTAGCTTTCAAAGTAATGGTTTTGTTCATTGTATTTGTGATCTGATCTGTGCATGCCAAAATGTTGCAACTAATAACTTATTAAGAGTAAAAATTATAGAgttgattatttattttagagCTCTTTAAGTAATTTACTTCCCCAGCCATGTTCTAAGAGTTTTTTTGTTAGTGAACACAATAAAGAAGTAACAAATTATATTTAGCTAGCAGGATAAattaatgagaaaaaaaaatactcctatcaAAGAAACGTATGCTTTTATCAGTTGAAAGGTCTCCATCCATATTAGCCCCTCATTCATTTTTATTCtacatcaattttatttattaataattttgtaGGTTTTGCATTTGTTGTTGTTTTGTTACATGCAGTAatccatatttttattatttttttatattcttaATGCTTTGataattattttgatttgtatgcattttttcttattttacttagTATTATCTTCATGCTTTCGTAGTTATATTCTTAGTgctatttttattgttttgatttGTGGCTATATCACAACATTAATTATGTAATACGAATTGTTAGCTTAGTTGTGCTGTGAATAAATGTGAGTATTTTGTAATTTACGTTGTGTTACTGTAAAATTTAAcaatttttatactactattattttattgttaataaTGTAATTATCTGTCGTACACTTGCACACCCAAATTCAAAATCCTGGATACGTCCATTGTTTAATCTTTAAAACCCCTCTTCTTTTTTCTCTAAAATTATGATTAATAAcaattctcttttttttggcATGGTGACCTTTTGATAATATcctcttttttatttcttatgttAAGAATCCAAGTAGTGTTTATTTTGAGCGGTAGTGACTTTGGTCCAAAGAGTGGTTGACCGCAATGACGATCAAGTGTGTCCTAAATCTTATGGTAGTTGATCAATCATATATTCATAGTAGTAACAAATTAACAATGAGCTACTATGACACGTCAATGTATCCTTTTtacttatttcaaaattttgatttttactatttttttcatctcATACCCATATAACATTCTAAATAAgctaattatgaaattttattttattttatatcatcattcatcagCTAGCTCAGATATAATATCCGCATCACAAACATTATTTCTCGAATAATTTTACTTCTAGATGTATTTGCCAACACCTGCGCATACATATTATACACTAATAATTTGATCCAATTAAAAAATTCATCtgtaatttttgaaattttacaaATGGTCCTACATGAGTATTTGTAAGTATGATTAAAGTGTTTTTGGAATAAACCATAGCTGCAAAATACAAAATTACGATGAAAGTGTATAACATAAATTTGGCAAAAATATTTAACGCATAGTCAAGTTTAGTGTACAAATCAACGAAATTCTTTTTAGAAGTGTCTAAAAGTTGACGCCTTCTCATATAATTAGgagtgaaaaaaaattcaaaaactgAATATCCGAACTAAATTTTTTAGAAACTTTAAAATTTGGTTTggtgttttctattttttggttCGGTTCAGacgaaaagaaaaactgaaaatcgaattatattttaaaaatttgttgtctTTGCCGGAAAAAAGATGTCGATTTTTGCATGATTTTAGTCAAACATaatcttacttttttttttgtcacaTGAAACAATTGAAAACTAGAACCTTACCAAATGCGTCGCTGGAAACTAGCTTTTGTATGAATTCAAAATACTATTTGCAAAACACACTTTTTGTTCGTTTATTATATCGAATCAAGTTAACATCGATTAAAATAACAAACCATGACATTGATATCTTAATTACTCATaccataaaataaatatatctaGGCTTCTCAATAAAAAATAGCTTTAGCATCCATCACATACATGCTAAAAGGTAGCCATACAAAAAAAACACCAGTATCAGAAGCTAGCTAACTTTCTATTTCTAATTAACAGTGGCTGCAATATACCAGACATTCTACTTGTCATGAGCTGAGAAGACTGGGTCATTAACATAGCTTGTAAGAATGTCACATCCTTCCAAAATATTTGCCTTCAAATCGGATAACCGAGTGTCCAATTCG is part of the Salvia splendens isolate huo1 chromosome 6, SspV2, whole genome shotgun sequence genome and encodes:
- the LOC121810000 gene encoding DNA polymerase alpha catalytic subunit-like, translating into MSDEEPSVSGRRRARGAAASARSEALERLKALRRGGRRGDQEAAGFQIKMEQPIYDTVDEDEYEALVAKRREESKGFIVDDDGLGYGDEGQEEDWSIAGAALSSEESEGESERSRKKRNKKALNSDKEAAKRPSPLASAAALMGKQRISNMFTSSVFKKDIQKNVSCDSIVDDVIAEFAPDESDRERRRRANPTNLGSNKSINLPMKIEKPFLSSYPDTIKKEFQETCTGLGDVDFDPSEKCNSIIDEGNSSIDAEKALDTADLMRDEGTKERIETVKNELLVSECEGEKVEKKVYSLNAKLEEAKDPALSANVEWQALSAGIVDCKGTGTGLGGNQGSSEEKLDFEVESDGSLSFYILDAHEEIYGANAGNVYLFGKVKSGGTYHSCCAVVRNMQRCVYAVPTVSLIHNEEIIELEKKVEMSREKSLEKDLEESQADLRAKLHKLTSELKAEITKELLQRNVSTFRMALVKRNYAFERTDIPHGENYFLKINYPFKDTPLPSDLKGNNFRALLGTHNSGLEMFLIKRKVKGPSWLSISKFSSCTTSQRVSWCKFEVTIDFAKDIHVSTSSKTVSEIPPVVVTALNLKTIINEKQNVNEIVSASVICCHRAKIDTPMVISDWTRPGMLSRFTVVRKLEGGIFPMGFTKEAADRNTKARSNVICYESSERALLNRLMIELHALDSDVLVGHNISGFDLDVLLHRVQACRVPSNMWSKIGRLKRSAMPKLQKKGSSVFGSGASPGIMSCIAGRLLCDTYICSRDLLKEVSYSLSQLAKTQLDKDRKEINPHDIPKMFQSSGSLMELIEYGETDAWLSMALMFHLSVLPLTRQLTNISGNLWHKTLQGARAQRVEYLLLHSFHARKFIVPDKFSAQPKDTKTIKRKTSAGIESNENDPDDTNFDEAPEDSHGKTKKGPSYSGGLVLEPKKGLYDKYILLLDFNSLYPSIIQEYNICFTTVERSPDGSLPHLPSSNKIGVLPELLRNLVERRRMVKSWLKTATGPKVKQLDIQQQALKLTANSMYGCLGFSNSRFYAKPLAELTTLQGREILQSTVDLVQNTLNLEVIYGDTDSIMIYSGLDDIGKAKLIAGKVIQEVNKKYKCLEIDLDGLYKRMLLLKKKKYAAVKMQLKDGALVEVIERKGLDMVRRDWSLLSKELGDFCLSQILSGGSSDDVVEVIHNSLTKIQEEMRNGQIPLEKYVITKTLTKPPEAYPDSRSQPHVEVALRLKKSGYATGCSAGDTVPYVICCEQGTGSTSSVGIAQRARHPDELKRDNGNWIVDIDYYLAQQVHPVISRLCASIQGTSPARLADCLGLDSSKFQNKSIDSSSNDPSSLLSFVLDDEERYRGCEPLVLSCPSCSGTFGCSPILTSVCTYINTKPEDVQAGSDNFWHKLCCPRCPEGDAGKLTPASIANQVKRQAERFVSIYYKGLMMCDDETCNYTTRGVNLRAQGDSQRGTTCPNYPRCNGHLIRKYTEADLYRQLMYFCYTLDTVRCISKMEADKRLAVEKEVARIRPLVEMAASTVEKMRDRCAYGWLQLKDFVVLV